In one window of Leptospira sp. GIMC2001 DNA:
- a CDS encoding fatty acid desaturase — translation MKENPIPNQLNWILSISYFVCNIGLLIFASRLSLLETIPVGILFSFLLLGSYALMHEATHMNLHSNPNLNRVFGILNAILFPTSFTMVKITHIKHHCCNRTEHEMFDLYEENKLKYFQILRWYLVLLGGFWFMVPIGPILLSIYPNFTKLSIVQNIKSSQVMFEDMKDEDILSIRLETLLMMLLWLVLFFIVGIQWQQTLILYLCFAFNWSTRQYITHAFTKRDVIEGAHNLTTNIVLEKLLLHSNWDYEHHLDPNLPWIYLKESGLKNQKIKPISYLKQYFRLWTGPKLNLEIAPTPLPKTEYVKAYEG, via the coding sequence ATGAAAGAAAATCCTATTCCGAACCAACTCAATTGGATTCTATCCATTTCTTATTTTGTTTGCAATATTGGCTTGCTGATTTTTGCATCGAGGCTAAGTCTTTTAGAAACAATTCCAGTAGGTATTCTGTTTTCCTTTTTACTATTAGGTTCTTATGCTCTGATGCACGAAGCAACACATATGAATTTGCATTCGAATCCAAACTTGAATCGTGTATTTGGAATTTTGAATGCAATTCTTTTTCCGACATCATTTACTATGGTCAAAATTACACATATCAAGCATCACTGTTGCAATCGGACAGAACATGAGATGTTCGATTTATATGAAGAAAATAAATTAAAATACTTTCAAATTCTAAGATGGTATTTAGTTTTACTCGGCGGCTTTTGGTTTATGGTTCCCATTGGCCCAATTCTATTATCCATTTATCCAAATTTTACTAAGCTCAGTATAGTTCAGAATATTAAAAGCTCACAAGTAATGTTCGAAGATATGAAGGATGAAGATATTCTAAGTATTCGATTAGAGACTTTGCTTATGATGTTATTATGGTTAGTTTTGTTTTTTATAGTAGGGATCCAGTGGCAACAAACACTTATTTTGTATTTATGTTTTGCTTTTAATTGGTCTACAAGACAATATATCACACATGCATTTACTAAGCGTGATGTAATAGAAGGCGCACATAATCTAACAACGAATATCGTCTTAGAAAAGCTCTTATTGCATAGCAACTGGGATTACGAACACCATCTTGATCCTAACCTTCCTTGGATCTATCTAAAAGAATCCGGACTGAAGAATCAAAAAATCAAACCCATAAGTTATCTGAAGCAATATTTTAGGCTCTGGACTGGTCCAAAGCTGAATTTAGAAATTGCGCCGACTCCGCTTCCGAAAACCGAATATGTAAAAGCTTACGAAGGCTAG